A stretch of Mauremys reevesii isolate NIE-2019 linkage group 25, ASM1616193v1, whole genome shotgun sequence DNA encodes these proteins:
- the LOC120391246 gene encoding collagen alpha-1(III) chain-like, with protein MGMPVTEFKANSRGRLQSQIDAIRGPPARDAIWGSPGRDAIRGPPARDAIRGSPGRDTIRGSPGRDAIWGSPARDAIQGLPARDAIRGPPARDAIRGAPCQRRHPGVPCQRRHPGGSLPETPFGGPLPETPSGSPLPETPSGGPLPETPSGGPLPETPSGGPLPETPSGSPLAETPSGGPLAETPSGSPLPETPSGGPLPETPFGGPLPEMPFGGPLPETPSGSPLAETPSGGPLPETPSGSPLAETPSGSPLPETPFGGPLPETPSGGPPGRDAIRGPPARDAIREPPGRDAIREPPARDAIRGSPARDAIRGSPARDAIREPPGRDAIREPPGRDAIRGPPARDAIRGSPARDTIREPPGRDAIREPPGRDTIREPPGRDAIRGSPARDAIREPPGRDAIQGLPARDAIRGSPARDAIWGSPARDAVWGPPARDAIRGSPARDTIRGPPARDAIQEPPARDTIWGSPARDAIRGLPGRDTIRGLPARDAIWGPPARDTIWGSPARDAIWGPPARDTIWGPPARDAIRGSPARDAIWGPPARDTIWGSPARDAVRGPPA; from the coding sequence agACGCCAtccgggggccccctgccagagACGCCATCTGGGGGTCCCCTGGCAGAGACGCCAtccgggggccccctgccagagACGCCATCCGGGGGTCCCCTGGCAGAGACACTATCCGGGGGTCCCCTGGCAGAGACGCCATTTGGGGGTCCCCTGCCAGAGATGCCATTCAGGGGCTCCCTGCCAGAGACGCCAtccgggggccccctgccagagACGCCATCCGGGGGGCTCCCTGCCAGAGACGCCATCCGGGGGTCCCCTGCCAGAGACGCCATCCGGGGGGCTCCCTGCCAGAGACGCCATTCGGGGGTCCCCTGCCAGAGACGCCATCCGGGAGCCCCCTGCCAGAGACGCCATCCGGGGGTCCCCTGCCAGAGACGCCAtccgggggccccctgccagagACGCCAtccgggggccccctgccagagACGCCATCCGGGAGCCCCCTGGCAGAGACGCCATCCGGGGGTCCCCTGGCAGAGACGCCATCCGGGAGCCCCCTGCCAGAGACGCCATCTGGGGGCCCCCTGCCAGAGACGCCATTCGGGGGTCCCCTGCCAGAGATGCCATTCGGGGGTCCCCTGCCAGAGACGCCATCCGGGAGCCCCCTGGCAGAGACGCCAtccgggggccccctgccagagACGCCATCCGGGAGCCCCCTGGCAGAGACGCCATCCGGGAGCCCCCTGCCAGAGACGCCATTcgggggccccctgccagagACGCCATCCGGGGGGCCCCCTGGCAGAGACGCCAtccgggggccccctgccagagACGCCATCCGGGAGCCCCCTGGCAGAGACGCCATCCGGGAGCCCCCTGCCAGAGACGCCATTCGGGGGTCCCCTGCCAGAGACGCCATCCGGGGGTCCCCTGCCAGAGACGCCATCCGGGAGCCCCCTGGCAGAGACGCCATCCGGGAGCCCCCTGGCAGAGACGCCAtccgggggccccctgccagagACGCCATCCGGGGGTCCCCTGCCAGAGACACTATCCGGGAGCCCCCTGGCAGAGACGCCATCCGGGAGCCCCCTGGCAGAGACACTATCCGGGAGCCCCCTGGCAGAGACGCCATCCGGGGGTCCCCTGCCAGAGATGCCATCCGGGAGCCCCCTGGCAGAGACGCCATTCAGGGGCTCCCTGCCAGAGACGCCATCCGGGGGTCCCCTGCCAGAGACGCGATCTGGGGGTCCCCTGCCAGAGATGCTGTCTGGGGGCCCCCTGCCAGAGACGCCATTCGGGGGTCCCCTGCCAGAGACACTAtccgggggccccctgccagagATGCCATCCAGGAGCCCCCTGCCAGAGACACTATCTGGGGGTCCCCTGCCAGAGACGCCATCCGGGGGCTCCCTGGCAGAGACACCATCCGGGGGCTCCCTGCCAGAGACGCCATTTGGGGGCCACCTGCCAGAGACACCATTTGGGGGTCCCCTGCCAGAGACGCCATTTGGGGGCCACCTGCCAGAGACACTATCTGGGGGCCCCCTGCCAGAGACGCCATTCGGGGGTCCCCTGCCAGAGATGCCATTTGGGGGCCACCTGCCAGAGACACTATCTGGGGGTCCCCTGCCAGAGATGCCGTCCGGGGGCCCCCTGCCTGA